The Oncorhynchus mykiss isolate Arlee chromosome 20, USDA_OmykA_1.1, whole genome shotgun sequence genomic sequence CAGGGAGATGTTGACCACAGCGACAACCCCGGCAACAGAGTACTGCCACAGCAGGTGTGTCCCATACACAGAGAAACCCGGCACTAGCACCGCCGGCACCACTGTCGCCATAAATACCCCCGATGCCATGATGGCGTGGCTGGACGCCATATGTCTGATCTCCTCGTCCCACATGGTGCTGGAGAGAGGTCTGGTCAGGACTACTTGTACTGAAATTGGAAATATAGTATCCTGTTGCAGTATTTGAGAGGAAAAGCCGTAGCAGGGTTTGAACCAGCAACCCCAGTTACAGGGCGAGTGCACTACCACCTGACTGTGCTATAAAGGCATGGTTAGCAGATACAGACACTCAGGTAGTCTAGTGCTTAAGCActttggccagtaaccgaaaggttgctagctTAAATCaccgagccaactaggtgaaaaatatgttaatgtgcccttgagcaaggcactttatgcttctgtaaatcgctctgggtaagagcgtctgctaaattactcaaatataCAAATATGCCAGACCAGGCTGAATGCATTGTTAATCATCATCATAATAGTCTGAACCACTAAAACCCCTAGCAATAACCCATCAGCTATTTTTTTTTAGCACAAAACCAACTACTGCAGCTCCAGTCGGGTGGATAGTCTGAATAGCCTACCTTGAGAACCCCTTCCTCGTACTGAGATATGACGTTGAGTCAAATTGACGTTTTTTGCTGTCTAGCTAGCTACGGCCTTTGTAGCCTAGCTAGCTGTATCCTTCGAAATAATACAGGAGTTTACTATTCTAAATGAGACAAGTCAACTATAGGCCTGCGTAGCTGTTTTTCAAGATTTCACACCGATATTGTGGTGGTCATTCATCAGACTCCCTTCCGTAAACATTCAGCCGCGCAAGGTCAGACGCTTACATTGACTGACATATTTGTCAACCAATAACGGTTTACCACTCTTGCGAAACCAACCAATCAGGTTCGGAGGTCCCAGAGGTTGAAAACGGAAACAGGAAGTTTACAACTGACTAGCTACACATTTAGGTCCAGTTTATTAGTGGTGTTAGCAAAAAGTATTGTACAAAACGAAGAAACTATGGTTTGCGACAATTGTAAGTATGTTCTGGATAATTAGAAGTTATAAGAAGATAACTAACGTTAACTGGCTAGCTGTCTAATTGTGTTTATCTCAGCTAACTGTTGTGTTGCAGAAGGCTTGTTTTGTTGTTTAGTCTAACGTTACCTAGTTAACATGCCCTATTGTGCATCACAGACCGAACGGTAAGTGTTTGTGTGAGTCCTGCAGCTAACAATGAATtcctatctctcatctctccccatctcctttcAACATCTACTCCTATTTCGaacctttccttctctctttcttcacccTCGGCCTCTATTGCTTCTCTTACTATCTCAGGTGAGAAGAAGCTGGGCAGGGTGATAACTCCAGACACCTGGAAGGATGGAGCAAGGAACACTACAGGTAGATATAGAACTCGTATTATAGATACAGAATTGTGTATTACACATAGTATCAAACTATTCACAACTATGTATTCacaacagtatactgtattatGTTTGTAGAGAGCGGTGGGCGGAAGCTGAATGAGAACAAGGCTCTGACATCTAAGAAGGCTAGGTAAGACAGTTGATGTTGTATATGGTCAGATGATGGTTATGTTACGATAATATGATTCTGTCAACAGGTTTGATCCTTATGGGAAGCCAGGAAAATCAGGAAAGTCGGGCTTTGGCATCTGCCGAATCTGCAAGAGCTCTGTTCACCAATCAGGATCTCACTACTGCCAGGGCTGTGCCTACAAGAAAGGTACTATATCTGCCTACACACTAGTGATGcgtgggttgactcataacctgcaGCCCCCAGGGTTATATGTGCGGGTCGAGCGGGTTTGGGGTCataaaatattgtgtggatgaagggtggGCGCGactaggcagggtagcctagtggttagagcgttggactagtaactggaagtttgcaagttcaaatccccgagctgacaaggtacaattctgtcgttctgccgccgaacaggcagttaacccactgttcctaggccgtcattgaaaataagaatttgttcttaactgacttgcctagttaaataaaggtaaaataaaaaataaaaatgtatacttGTACAattctataggctacattgaggtttttaTTGTAATTATATTTATCAGGCGTTAGGCCCTAAATTAGGCTTACGCACTAACTGTACGCTTGCCAAATACACACCAATtgccaaatgcttttgggaacttGGGCAGAAAAAATTCACGTTGATCCACtgaggcaaaaaggacaatgtcgtagtctaattcaataagagaaaagctgcaAAATGGAGAgctgaaaataaagagaagggagggccagaacagtagcctAATGTTTGGGAAATATGTtgattgtgaggcgctatacaaATTCGACTGGGACTTCAAATATGGCACATCAATATAACTGAAaagttcagatgggttaaatggaatagtagtcctaactgaaatctggacactgactgtaggtctataacctctcacagagcctaTTATAATACTAACTCCTGCAGAAGTATTATATATTTCTtacagcatcttgagagaatgaatGCGCGATTAGGGattagggaccgtctgtaaaggtgctatctttatcagcatcgtAAAAGCtgataaaatatgcatccaagctgaagggaaatcttatcagaaacatgttgttTTCACAGCTTTTAATTCTATTAAAACCagtcaaactgatgtcatttgtCAATTTTACACACAAAATCATTCCCATTTTTTCATTTTCTCCCTGTTCCCTAAATgcctttgctgcaggagagaagcagagatgaaaGCGAACGTTACCAATGTCAACTAGATGCATTAAAAATCTAACTAGATTGACgcattcattctatcgatttatgacattttctggtgagcaagggtttatttagtcttctagggcaacaagtAATTACAGatgagaagctgcatgtatctaaacaagttgactaacaaatagcctaccaaaatgtcggaaattataagcagaatcGTGTCTTTAATTGGGCTTAAAAAAAATCAACAACCTGCACCCCCTGTCAAAAAATAGTTAGCGCATCTCTGACTGTACAGCGCATTTTCTGTATTtgcgggttagggttgggggcGGACCTCAGATTTTCAGTTTATCACATATAGTCGGGCGGTGTGgatgaacaaacagctgacccgcgcATCACTACTACACACCCCATATTGTCAGCCATTTTGGTTGCTCTTGTAGGTGAAAATTCATGACAATGTTTGATGTTCCAGTATCTAGACTGTTTTCCCAGAAGTATTGAGACAGAAAACATAGGGTTAATTAATAGACATTTGTAAGCAGAATAAAGGCTGAGCTCAGGTAAATGGACAGAGCTGGATAAACAAAGAGTTAACCATTGgacatgtaaaaacagaacggaagcagaatccatgggagtgtacagactgggtcaacatGGAGTTAATCACTAGATATGTAAAAACAGAACTGAAGCAGAAAATGTGTACCTTAATTAATATAGGCACCAAAAGCCATGTATCTGTAATAAGAACATATGTTTGTACTAATCAAGTATTATTAGAAAATAAGTTATATTAAGAAAGTATATATGCAATAAATGTATTCTTTATTTGTATTAACACTATGGCGCCGCCACCAATATAATCTAAACTGAGCAGATGTGGGCATTAACAAACAATTATTGGGACAGCAAGATAATGGTGGCTCAAGGCCAAGGGGAGTTAATCATCTACATAGAGGGGAATGACCATGTGTGTTATTTGAAATTGGAAACCTATAAAGCTTGAACGTAACAAGAAAATTGACTTGTTCCATGGAATTGCTCGGGTTCTGCtactttgtaataaagtctatttGAATTTACAAGTTCCACTATCTGAGAAATATTTGAATCAATATTTCTACAACACTCTCTAAGAAGCAAATTGTCATTCAGTGAAGATGTAATAATGTTCAcaatctcccttctctccccctttttctctcactctctcttaggGATCTGTGCCATGTGTGGGAAGAAGGTTCTGGACACCAAGAACTACAAGCAGACTTCCGTCTGATAGGCTTCTGACAGGCCACCAGTATAACCAGAGAAAGAAGGGTAGGAGTGagaaaggagggaaaggggaagaaAGGTGGGCACGAGAAATGACCGCTTTATTGTGTAGCAGGCTTGCTTTGACCCCGTCTAAATCTCTCGTAGCAGAGATACAGTCAAAGGGTTcttacaagagagagagagagctggaaagtgtgtgtgtgtgtgtgtgtgtgtgtgtgtgtgtgtgtgtgtgtgtgtgtgtgtgtgtgtgtgtgtgtgtgtgtgtgtgtgtgtgtgtgtgtgtgtgtgtgtgtgagagagatggagcCCTCCCTATTGTACAGATCCTATAACCCTCAGCAATAAGTGGCCAGTACTGTTCCACACACCCACCAAATCCGAGACTACTTTTAGTTTTAATACCTGGACTGATGGTTTCTCTCCGGTCGTGTCAAACCTGCTGATACAGGAGTTTCCTTTTATCAATTCATTGGGAATTATATCAAGTGTCATGTTTTTGAGTGTATTAAAATAATACATATGTAATGGCAATTAAATTATTATTCATCAACTTTGTTTTGTCTCAGACCAAAACATTCCAACAAATGTCTGTTTGTTGTACATGGTCTTATTCAATAGGCTTGAAGGCAAGTCACGACCCTGTTCTCTGTATCGCTCGGTCACCTGTACACGCTGCAGTGATTGGTTTagaacctctgacatcatcatgatGTGACACGGCATGCTGTAACTTCCTGTGTGACCCAGGATTCAGGTTAGATGCCGTGTtcacgtgctagtcggaactTGGAAACTCTGAAATGTttgacttgctaactggttgaacgTGGCACGTGTACAATGGCACGTGTACAActtcaaccagttagcaagtctgAAATGTCAGAGTTCTGACTAGCATGTGAACGCGGCAGGAGAACAGAGGTTGGCTGAGTCATTGCAGCTGCCCACTGACATTTAAAGGCACCGTCTCCCCTCAGGCTCTACCCCAGCAAACACACACCCAGCCCATTACACAGAAACAAAGAGCCACTCTATTGTGGTGATCTAGTTTAATTGAGAGAACACACAACATAATGATGATTCATGAAAACAAATGGCAACATAGACAGAGTAAAACATTGTTAGACACATACTAGGAAATATAGATCTAGAACACGTGTTGGCTTATAAACTGTAGAGATGCTTTTGCTGACCAGTGCTGAAATACACTTTTTTTCAAATGTTGGTaacatatattttcctttattttacatacagatgaaacattatggagtcttaacaGGCTAATCTgctgttggaaaaataactttcggtaaaaagatgagggatggggctggataaATCAAACCACTCTAAAAATGTATAGACCGAGCTAtgtatgcaaggactgaccatccacgatatcacaattatagttttaaaataaatcttcaggattggtgggtcccctgcgggacggttgagctaacataggctattgCGATTAGCATggggttgtaagtaacaagaacatttcccaggacatagacatatctgatattggcagaaagcttaaattcttgttaatctaactgtactgtccaatttacagtagctattacagtgaaataataccatgctattgtttgagagtgcacagttttgaacatgaaaagttcttaataaacaaattaggcacatttggacaATCTTGACACAAaagtttgaacagaaatacaatggttcattggatcagtctaaaacgttgcacatacactgctgccatctagtggggaagaaaatctaaattgcacctgggctggaataatacactatggcctttctcttgcatgatcttttaccagatctaatgtgttattgtCCTACATtcttttcacatttccacaaacttcagtgtttcctttcaaatggtaccaagaatatgcatttcCTTGCTACAGGCAGtttgatttgggtatgtcatttaaggtgaaaatggaaaaaaaaaaggggcagatccttaATAGGTTGTTTTGagactatacagtgtttgtttatatttacaaacattggagtaaaacaagcatatatgttgggttctgattgggtgtaacagttgaactaagctcattagGCATATAAGTTATATTtctcaagaatcaatgggtaaaaATAATTAATTtacaagtccaaaaatgtatgtagtgaCTGCAGATTGTCCCTTTAAAAAGGGAcattccaccacttttcaacctcagtCATTATGTCTATAAATGAAAGGTTATCAAACCCAttcacagggttggttaactctgGAGATTCCTTTGGCTTTTAGAGTTAGGTAAATCAGCCTTTAATTTCCTTGCACCTTAAGTGTGGAATGATCTACATACAATCCACTTCAAACTTGGAGGAATTGATACCTCTAGAGCATTTCAGATGGTTGTTCCGGAActtttttactgaagaatgtctgtttttttatgaTTGTGTTTTTCTTTTTGTGTATAATAACATGTATTTAATTGTTGTGTAGTTTAATGTGCATTGTTGTGCTAAACAGGGCTCATCTGGAAAAGAGACCTCGGTCTTAAcattgactccctgtcaaaaGAAAGGTTaagtaaataaaaaaattcaaatctccagcaccataccagtgtctacatatgtgaaaacagcTTGTTTCTACATTCTGTAGGTAAAATAAGAGGTCCTAAAAAAGTGCAACTTGATGACAGTAACTAGGTTCCACCCAATCGgtgtgacagattttcatgtgaatattcaaaAATCTGCATATAAACAATATGCaaattttcccaccagagatgtatTTCCATCAAATGtacttgttgcggataaaaggctgtgcatgatgacgtagtgcacataaaaataacttttgtgGTTAAATAtacaagttttaaaaaatacaagttaaatgggtttccattgcattttcaactctactgatgctTGTCACAAAACTGCTAGGTTATATCTGGTATGTGCCCCCACTCTGGTCATATCACAAGAATAAGACTTGATATTTAATATAAAGGAGTGAATTTCATTACTTATtttatctgtagcctaataaactgcatgattTCCTGAGACGTAGTGGGAGTACCACACAACATATTGCGTGACTCCAAATTTACTTGAGATAATATGGTTAttctatcaatatttgcgcataaaggcgtttccCACCGCAACTCCTCACATAACTATTTTTACAGCCACAAGAAGAccccaccttgtctagcgtattttgttttgtcgacatttggaaagtttaccgacaAATTTGCTATTTCCATCAGGTCTGTTGTGACAttttttatccgacatgtactttactcacataaaaatGTTGAGTGGAAACCTGGTTCATGAGTTGCATTAAAAAATGTAAGAGGTAGGGCACTTTCCTGCTCGCAGTATCACAATACATCTCAGTCTTAACAAGTCATATCTAGTGCTTATAACTAGTGTATAactagtgtatatatatatacctttcTATACAGCAGAGATCATGTTTTAAGACTGTCAGGTTTTCTAGCTGAGGTTAGCTGAAGGCACCATAATTATAGCCTCTCATAATTATAGCCTGCATTGCCTTTTGTGTATATAAGGCTTCTGTGAGGTGTGTGGAGTAGTCTTAGGAACTCTACCCAGAGAACATGTGCTTTACAGGGTCAGGGCAGgggctagaggtcaggggtcagagatGGTTGCTAAGCAGTCTTGGTGAGTCGTAGGAACTCTTCTCGAGTCTTTGGATCTTCTCTGAACACCCCCAACATGCAGCTGGTCACAGTTCGACTGTTCATCTTCTGAACCCCACGCATCACCATACACATGTGCCTGGAACACATTATTAAATACAAGCCAACACAAGAATGCCCCGCTTTACTCTCATGATTAACATGTGATTTTTAAGTCTGGAACTTCAAGCACCTAATAAACATTCAGAGGTGGTGAGAGTGTGTAGTACTCACGCTGCCTCTATAACCACAGCCACACCAGCTGGCTGTAGAGCTTCTGATATCGCCATGGCAATCTGCTTGGTCAGACGCTCCTGGACTGGGGAGAGGAACACGCACAGAATGTTGCCTATTTCTTACAGTAATGTTTCGTATATGTCCTTTGAACTACAGTATGCGTACTGTGTATGTATATTTGAGTAAGCCCTCTGCCATTCTTACCTTGGAGCCTCCGACTGTACATCTCAACAatcctacagacacacacaacaaacaaacaGTTACTATCACAGTAAGAACatacacacaccagtggaggctggtggaatgagctataggaggatgtgctctgggagaaataaaaaaaatggaacggagtcaaacatgtggtttccatatgtttgatccCGTTTACATTTATTCTAGTC encodes the following:
- the LOC110498970 gene encoding cysteine-rich PDZ-binding protein: MVCDNCEKKLGRVITPDTWKDGARNTTESGGRKLNENKALTSKKARFDPYGKPGKSGKSGFGICRICKSSVHQSGSHYCQGCAYKKGICAMCGKKVLDTKNYKQTSV